The Caenorhabditis elegans chromosome II genome has a segment encoding these proteins:
- the sra-13 gene encoding Serpentine receptor class alpha-13 (Partially confirmed by transcript evidence), whose translation MATPSSTNSDISTTQMAIISSVNRTCASESLLELYRSYKYILSTSFNIIIPIISLFFLVYAIKQLCAQSIIQYSTRVLLITTILFAVCHQIAYFCFKADLLYTMLFKLDQPCNLQHSSYDCRFITIATTTSNCGMALVQLAMSIDRVFALKFNRVYYKLKSIPGITLALITAVI comes from the exons atggcAACTCCTTCCTCAACTAACTCAGATATTTCCACTACTCAAATGGCTATTATCAGTTCTGTCAACCGGACATGTGCTTCCGAATCTCTTCTTGAGCTGTACCGTTCatataaatacattttaagtACTTCGTTTAATATAATAATTCCAATTATTTCTTTATTCTTTCTGGTATATGCAATCAAGCAGTTATGTGCACAGTCTATTATACAATACTCGACAAGAGTTCTATTAATCACTACAATTCTGTTTGCTGTCTGTCATCAAATCGCCTACTTTTGTTTCAAG GCTGACCTACTCTACACGATGCTTTTCAAATTAGATCAACCTTGCAATCTTCAACATTCTTCCTATGATTGCCGGTTTATCACAATTGCAACAACAACATCCAACTGTGGGATGGCTCTTGTTCAACTTGCAATGTCTATTGACCGAGTTTTTGCACTGAAGTTCAACAGAGTTTACTACAAACTCAAATCGATTCCGGGGATAACTTTAGCTTTAATTACT gcGGTCATATAG
- the fdgt-2 gene encoding Major facilitator superfamily (MFS) profile domain-containing protein (Confirmed by transcript evidence): MSNRLWPVKQVCIFALIAFASNFNYGFSTTYINTSVDEFKTFLNTSLSRRHVIMTEEKYDLIWNVFLNCWFIGSFFGVWINSIFSERFGRRVGFLIGNSVAFISSILQCLSLIWYCPELLIVSRFITSICMAATYQSCILFLQECSPTHLRGSFSFLSEVSYSSMTMVGSFLGQDYIIGSHLFWLCFFVVPFCLFFTLILFILPETPKFLLISKDEEEEAIKSVKYYHGDGTDAKQVLEDIRKEAECEQDSSKSTTFQKMKELFTERHLRMALILSVSALTNTVGLWALLLSSTFFLENANVESEIAEWSTTAMGLAYVSGTITGGIVIEKVGRRKLLLLFTFLNNLALIAFVFFAKIRILIDPMKYGCLVALIIYGYTYGTGVGPISWFISSELVPQKHRSIAQSVAYSMNTVMVVISTFTVLPLYSVIGSYAFLILYSIPSFISMLILFRYLPETKGREIHDIVNELKKK; encoded by the exons ATGTCAAATAGATTGTGGCCTGTTAAACAAGTGTGTATTTTCGCACTTATTGCGTTTGCATCTAATTTTAATTATGGATTTTCAACTACCTATATCAATACATCTGTTGATGAATTTAAG acatttttgaatacatCTTTAAGTCGTCGTCATGTCATAATGactgaagaaaaatatgacctaatttggaatgtttttctgaattgttGGTTTATTGgatcattttttggagtttggATTAACTCGATTTTTAGTGAAAGATTTGGAAGAAGAG TGGGctttttgattggaaattcGGTTGCattcatttcttcaattttacaatGCTTGTCTCTTATTTGGTATTGTCCTGAACTACTGATCGTTTCTCGATTCATTACGTCAATTTGCATGGCAGCTACTTATCAATCatgtattttgtttttgcag gaaTGCTCTCCAACACATTTACGTGGtagtttttcatttctcaGTGAAGTATCATATTCATCAATGACAATGGTTGGAAGTTTTCTTGGTCAAGATTATATTATAGGATCACATCTTTTCTGGCTCTGCTTCTTCGTTGTACCATTTTGCCTTTTCTTCACACTTATTCTTTTCATACTTCctgaaactccaaaatttctattaatttcgaaagatgaagaagaagaagctatCAAATCTGTAAAATATTATCATGGAGATGGTACAGATGCAAAACAAGTTTTGGAAGATATTCGAAAAGAGGCAGAATGTGAACAAGACTCGAGCAAATCgacaactttccaaaaaatgaaggaattGTTTACAGAAAGACATTTGAGAATGGCATTGATATTAAGTGTATCTGCATTAACCAATACTGTCGGATTATGGGCTCTTCTTTTATCCTCTACTTTCTTTCTAGAAAATGCAAATGTTGAGTCAGAAATTGCTGAATGGAGTACAACTGCAATGGGTTTAGCTTATGTTTCTGGAACAATTACTGGTGGAATTGTGATTGAAAA AGTTGGTCGACGCAAGCTTCTCCTTCTCTTCACATTTCTCAATAATTTAGCTCTAATTGCATTCGTATTCTTCGCAAAAATACGTATTCTGATTGACCCGATGAAATACGGATGCCTAGTTGCATTGATCATCTACGGTTATACTTATGG aactggAGTTGGTCCAATTTCGTGGTTTATATCCTCTGAACTGGTACCTCAAAAACATCGTAGTATTGCTCAATCTGTGGCATATTCAATGAATACTGTAATGGTGGTTATCAGTACATTTACAGTATTACCTCTATATTCCGTTATTGGTAGTTATGCTTTCCTTATTCTATATTCAATTCCTTCATTTATAAGTATGCTTATATTATTTCGCTACTTACCGGAAACCAAAGGACGAGAGATTCATGATATTGTGAatgaacttaaaaaaaaatga
- the F49E12.8 gene encoding Protein phosphatase inhibitor 2 (Confirmed by transcript evidence), with product MLNKRQTSFPKSPVSLPTSSRYRVHSAPPTSEGRIPLSGGRLPPIVKNKSVERGIYMEKPTTPDPEQVRRVLEQRIAQALSGPSSRLKHQQTSSEEQQPSAFIGRRRSLIRSAAIGSEEMHLVPVDDDEMAMLRSINRSQYSKGSTEGSTAEFSSESLYKHEYEDKSSDDDEDLTVIQQLKSRRKLSMVRQEEQEELTASMDRMNVGSVHSRRESGFRDLENRLAGMRHEKMRSSTKSGDTGDDQISGLVYDKEFDCYYNPNTERYYRLKSQSKSGDGLVLQPEEL from the exons ATGCTTAATAAAAGGCAAACCTCGTTTCCAAAGAGTCCAGTTTCCCTTCCAACGTCTTCAAGGTATCGTGTGCATAGTGCTCCACCAACTTCTGAAGGAAGAATTCCATTAAGTGGAGGAAGACTTCCGCCAATTGTAAAGAATAAAAGTGTAGAACGTGGAATATACATGGAGAAGCCAACAACTCCAGATc ctgaacAAGTTCGACGAGTACTTGAACAACGAATAGCTCAAGCCCTATCCGGACCTTCATCACGTTTGAAACATCAACAAACAAGTAGTGAAGAGCAACAACCATCAGCATTTATCGGGAGAAGAAGATCAT TGATACGATCAGCGGCAATTGGATCTGAAGAAATGCACCTGGTTCcagttgatgatgatgaaatgGCCATGTTACGAAGCATAAATCGATCACAATATTCAAAGGGATCAACAGAAGGATCTACTGCGGAGTTTTCATCGGAATCGTTGTATAAACACGAGTATGAAGATAAGTCAtcagatgatgatgaagactTGACAGTTATTCAACAATTGAAAAGTAGAAGAAAGTTAAGCATGGTTCGGCAAGAAGAGCAG gaaGAACTGACTGCATCAATGGATAGAATGAACGTCGGTAGTGTTCATAGTAGACGAGAATCTGGTTTCCGTGATTT agaaaatcgcCTAGCCGGAATGCGCCATGAAAAAATGAGATCATCAACGAAATCTGGAGACACGGGAGATGATCAAATCAGTGGACTGGTTTATGATAAAGAATTTGATTGCTATTACAATCCAAATACGGAGCGATATTATCGATTGAAATCTCAGTCAAAATCCGGAGATGGATTAGTCCTTCAACCGGAAGAATTATGA
- the sra-13 gene encoding Serpentine receptor class alpha-13 (Partially confirmed by transcript evidence): MAIISSVNRTCASESLLELYRSYKYILSTSFNIIIPIISLFFLVYAIKQLCAQSIIQYSTRVLLITTILFAVCHQIAYFCFKADLLYTMLFKLDQPCNLQHSSYDCRFITIATTTSNCGMALVQLAMSIDRVFALKFNRVYYKLKSIPGITLALITLSISFSMFFILTIDDPLSGYVNHCGFYPTYSQDKFHIFLDVTLYLAVFNFVFDIGLMYYSYQEILWKRSYSFVNRFQSRISLKCTQAIFIISICQCISNVLYSGLLSLLMKLGRYMSSADYNLSLSLAYTTPYSCLILPILICKVLEYIKKQRTVGILSLRNQKQSMEGHMAMINSAWK; encoded by the exons ATGGCTATTATCAGTTCTGTCAACCGGACATGTGCTTCCGAATCTCTTCTTGAGCTGTACCGTTCatataaatacattttaagtACTTCGTTTAATATAATAATTCCAATTATTTCTTTATTCTTTCTGGTATATGCAATCAAGCAGTTATGTGCACAGTCTATTATACAATACTCGACAAGAGTTCTATTAATCACTACAATTCTGTTTGCTGTCTGTCATCAAATCGCCTACTTTTGTTTCAAG GCTGACCTACTCTACACGATGCTTTTCAAATTAGATCAACCTTGCAATCTTCAACATTCTTCCTATGATTGCCGGTTTATCACAATTGCAACAACAACATCCAACTGTGGGATGGCTCTTGTTCAACTTGCAATGTCTATTGACCGAGTTTTTGCACTGAAGTTCAACAGAGTTTACTACAAACTCAAATCGATTCCGGGGATAACTTTAGCTTTAATTACT ctttcaataagtttttcaatgtttttcatattAACTATTGATGATCCACTGTCAGGATACGTAAATCATTGTGGTTTCTATCCAACATATTCTCAAgataaatttcatatttttcttgacGTCACTCTTTACTTggcagtttttaattttgtgtttGATATTGGATTGATGTACTATTCATATCAGGAGATTCTTTGGAA gcGGTCATATAGTTTTGTAAACCGATTCCAATCACGAATTTCTCTCAAATGCACCCAggcaatttttattatctCAATATGTCAATGCATATCCAATGTTTTATATTCTGGGCTCCTGTCACTTCTAATGAAGTTGGGAAGATATATGTCATCTGCTGATTACAACCTTTCCCTTTCTCTAGCATAC acCACACCATATTCTTGCTTGATTCTTCCTATACTTATTTGTAAAGTGCTCGAgtatattaaaaaacaaagaacGGTTGGGATATTGTCATTACGGAATCAAAAACAAAGTATGGAGGGACATATGGCTATGATCAATTCAGCGTGGAAATAA
- the ubc-24 gene encoding UBC core domain-containing protein (Confirmed by transcript evidence), with protein sequence MSTLQAAAHGRIVQLSRIRKEIADLAKNKRRFIKDFRKIEKCKDIFQFKIIGDGVLYKNMIFTLTLDVNVEYPFKPPYLKFCHNVYHPNVDPVTCELCSPMLLQENWKPETTMEDVLLNLIVLLNEPDLSRPVNIDAAHDYIHNKVEFVKKSTELAKKWN encoded by the exons ATGAGCACACTTCAAGCAGCTGCTCATGGAAGAATTGTTCAACTATCTCGTATCAGAAAG GAAATTGCCGATCTAGCAAAAAATAAGCGACGTTTTATCAAggatttccgaaaaattgaaaagtgcaaGGATATCttccaattcaaaattattggt gatggAGTTCTGTACAAGAATATGATTTTCACATTGACTCTAGATGTGAATGTCGAATATCCATTCAAACCTccatatttgaaattttgccatAAT GTCTATCATCCAAATGTTGATCCAGTTACGTGTGAACTTTGCTCGCCCATGCTACTTCAAGAGAATTGGAAACCGGAGACCACCATGGAAGATG tCCTTCTGAACCTGATTGTTTTGCTCAATGAGCCGGATCTCTCACGTCCTGTGAACATAGACGCCGCCCACGATTATATCCat aacaaggTGGAATTCGTGAAAAAGTCCACCGAATTGGCAAAGAAATGGAATTGA
- the dod-23 gene encoding Downstream Of DAF-16 (regulated by DAF-16) (Product from WormBase gene class dod;~Confirmed by transcript evidence), with product MSLVWKVAIVLVALLAVHEVSSSVHHRHHKKGIIHRDADEMIEFPKRSNDRLGETMIHGQIICHGTPLDYVRPYLSSKKYPRVIINICVSDDGGWYRLTTGNMFDLEGSVTFTVRHQCLMDKLPPMIQCAVPYYTTEVTIDLSSNTTYIGRSFELSKMEAYSSADCLY from the exons atgtCTCTTGTCTGGAAAGTTGCCATTGTTCTTGTGGCTCTTTTGGCAGTCCACGAGGTGTCATCATCTGTGCACCACCGTCATCATAAGAAGGGAATCATCCACAGAGATGCTGACGAGATGATAGAATTCCCGAAGAGAAGCAACGAT CGACTTGGCGAGACTATGATTCATGGCCAAATCATTTGCCACGGAACTCCCCTCGACTATGTTCGACCATACCTCAGCTCAAAGAAATACCCTCGAGTGATTATCAATATTTGTGTTTCCGATGATGGTGGATGGTATCGTTTGACGACTGGAAACATGTTTGATCTTGAAGGAAGTGTTACATTCACTGTTAGACATCAGTGTCTAATGGATAAACTTCCCCCAATGATTCAGTGCGCTGTACCATACTACACTACTGAGGTTACTATTGATCTCAGCAGCAACACCACCTACATCGGA cgTAGCTTCGAGCTCTCAAAGATGGAAGCCTACTCTTCCGCCGACTGTCTCTACTAA
- the F49E12.7 gene encoding EXPERA domain-containing protein (Confirmed by transcript evidence): protein MRLLAFIRIEEKETRFCGIRIPNKPLAILLALMQLSISIASFLQHVYSFYKHRKIFECHSDIPNNSSLETHFLAHDIIIFDFGLMHRVLGTNECVANYLDGGYMRFAWTIEQSSALSISLISLMCVPKPLWLLWPGLLMQSSYTLGLSVLTMATAPKILEALGGVIDFELALIFTVYSMGFAMNWLFTFVLWHYYWHRERKFLAERGIFPPPEFV from the exons ATGCGTTTACTTGCTTTTATACGGATCGAAGAAAAGGAAACAAGATTTTGTGGAATTCGAATTCCAAATAAACCGCTGGCAATTCTTTTAGCGTTAATGCaattatcaatttcaataGCATCATTTCTACAG cacgTTTATTCATTTTACAAACACCGGAAGATATTTGAATGCCACTCAGATATACCGAATAACTCTAGTCTAGAG ACACATTTTCTCGCGCACGatatcattatttttgacTTTGGTTTAATGCACAGAGTTCTTGGAACAAATGAATGTGTTGCGAATTACTTGGATGGTGGATACATGAGATTTGCATGGACAATTGAACAGTCAAGTGCACTTTCTATATCACTTATATCATTGATGTGTGTCCCAAAACCGTTGTGGTTGTTATGGCCAG GTCTTCTAATGCAATCCTCTTATACTCTTGGCCTATCTGTCCTTACAATGGCAACTGCTCCAAAAATTCTTGAAGCACTGGGAGGAGTAATTGATTTTGAGCTTGCACTAATATTCACAGTCTACTCTATGGGATTTGCAATGAATTGGCTGTTCACATTTGTTCTTTGGCACTATTATTGGCATCGGGAACGGAAGTTTCTTGCAGAAAGAGGAATTTTCCCACCTCCGGAATTTGTTTAA
- the efl-3 gene encoding Transcription factor efl-3 (Confirmed by transcript evidence), with protein MTTIFGSSNAMFLNIEANKENIPPGTEFKKESFVLPEPRVNRTTDPDHENLLPSPVPRPSPAMSQLSDASFLSQDGGAVNTSADEADDDLEVTSRKEKSLGLLCQRFLIAINEETVGSSTREVHLETVARKMNVEKRRIYDIVNVMEALDAMQKTNKSYYQWQGLESLPKLMFDLQNEAVEEGLPERVLRVEQAMCSFTELSSPRGKQGFKDIVGSFVSCTSTPTTPSTSFDSVTVKMEPAGLLEKRSRVDTRDRQGRNSLAQLCRRFLMVLLSNPKNIRKVSLDVASTVLIKDPETEGFEPPSRSRCRRLYDIANVLVALGLIKKVHYLFGTKKIPLFVYCGPEPDQTGSFDVFQSVERLLSSSQNVPQTPIIKAQTDKIVQQIAGFGKRTLSEQNLTKPSGNTPKIAKIKSAAVRSSPMYMENNLFMFAEVVTAEAAAEKMRYDAFAQLSRTILGSVASINSLNAPLTSSQHPMTSRLPPLPMAPLQLPKLPEIPKPQAQKQFTFPATSRPRFNFPDYTPVQSTIRPLVSQMTFPQESSQLHNLDVKPKHLMSNILGESKKFKNNQNTFEHTTSSAFQVVKKGETRPKKVFGEIQNLQ; from the exons ATGACAACTATCTTCGGCTCTTCAAACGCAATGTTTCTGAACATTGAAGCcaacaaagaaaatattccaCCCGGTACTGAATTCAAAAAG GAATCCTTCGTGTTACCAGAGCCACGTGTAAATCGAACAACAGATCCAGATCATGAAAATTTGCTTCCATCTCCTGTTCCAAGACCATCTCCAGCCATGTCACAACTCTCCGATGCTTCATTTCTTTCACAAG ACGGAGGAGCGGTCAACACAAGTGCCGACGAGGCAGATGACGATCTAGAAGTGACatcaagaaaagaaaagagttTGGGATTGCTCTGTCAAAGATTTCTGATTGCTATCAATGAAGAGACAGTCGGCTCATCAACAAGAGAGGTCCATCTGGAGACCGTTGCAAGGAAAATGA ATGTTGAAAAACGACGAATCTACGATATTGTCAATGTAATGGAAGCGCTCGACGCCATGCAGAAAACTAACAAATCATACTATCAATGGCAAGGATTAGAGTCTCTTCCAAAGCTCATGTTTGATTTGCAg aacgaAGCAGTTGAAGAAGGTCTTCCAGAGCGTGTGCTTCGAGTGGAACAAGCAATGTGCTCTTTCACTGAGTTGTCATCACCACGTGGCAAACAGGGCTTCAAGGATATTGTCGGCTCTTTTGTTTCATGTACTTCAACACCGACCACTCCAAGTACTTCATTCGATTCAGTGACCGTAAAGATGGAGCCGGCTGGATTACTAGAAAAACGATCGAGAGTTGACACTCGTGACAGACAGGGAAGAAACTCGTTGGCTCAGCTGTGCAGACGGTTTTTGATGGTTCTTTTGAGCAACCCG aagaatATCCGAAAAGTGAGCCTCGATGTAGCTAGCACAGTTCTCATCAAGGATCCGGAAACAGAAGGTTTTGAACCACCAAGCAGAAGTCGATGCAGACGCTTATATGACATTGCCAATGTCCTGGTTGCTCTTGGGCTCATTAAAAAGGTTCATTACCTTTTTGGAACAAAGAAAATCCCGCTTTTCGTTTACTGTGGTCCTGAACCTGATCAAACCGGAAGCTTCGATGTTTTCCAATCAGTTGAACGCCTTCTGAGTAGTTCACAAAATGTTCCACAAACTCCAATTATAAAAGCACAGACTGACAAAATTGTGCAACAAATCGCCGGATTCGGGAAGAGAACGCTCTCAGaacaaaatttaacaaaaccaAGCGGGAATActccaaaaatcgcaaaaatcaAGTCAGCAGCTGTCAGATCATCACCAATGTAtatggaaaataatttgtttatgTTCGCAGAGGTGGTTACTGCTGAGGCTGCAGCTGAGAAAATGAGATATGATGCTTTTGCTCAACTTTCAAG aactaTTTTGGGATCAGTAGCATCAATTAATTCATTAAATGCACCACTTACATCTTCACAGCATCCAATGACATCCAGGCTTCCACCTCTTCCAATGGCTCCTCTTCAACTTCCCAAGCTTCCAGAGATTCCAAAGCCACAGGCTCAAAAGCAGTTTACATTCCCAGCAACGTCTAGGCCTCGATTCAATTTCCCTGACTATACACCTGTGCAATCGACAATACGCCCACTCGTATCTCAGATGACATTTCCACAAGAATCTTCGCAACTTCACAATTTAGACGTCAAGCCAAAACATTTGATGTCCAACATTCTTGGCGAATCGAAGAAATTTAAGAATAATCAGAATACGTTCGAGCACACGACATCTTCCGCATTCCAGGTGGTTAAGAAAGGAGAGACACGACCAAA aaaagtcttCGGAGAGATtcaaaacctacagtaa
- the skpo-1 gene encoding Peroxidase skpo-1 (Confirmed by transcript evidence), translating to MKSLLFSILLIYLIQLVRSEECTDKHIHCFFWSQEGECEVNPRWMKKHCQKACGTCSLTSPTPLTRQQDVPTARTFDDQQDRQFLPSRPSSIPEGCNSVMTVEAETRRIFSSGQLTARFRQQMCAEEQVAPDCSINQCFHKKYRSMDGTCNNLQNPVKGAAFTAFTRLMPAAYDDGFNTLVSASRRNRPNPREVSVFLLSSERSLPGHVNSLLMLFGQFVSHDITSNAAQNFCGCQNSGPMCASIFAPPSDRSRRCIPFTRSFPICGTGQFGRVREQLNMNTAAIDASLIYGSEAITARSLRFAAMLRTSMIGGRMFPPNTNPGSLTAGDGRAILFVGLAALHTSFLRLHNNVAARLQNMNRHWNADRIFQESRKIVGGIVQVITYQEFVPELIGDASKTILGAYNGYNPNVEIGVLNEFAAGAYRLHGMIQETYPLVNSQFQEVNRYRFIDGVNNINHVLNNIDAIYRGMMTVPVRSPQRLTTSVTERLFGGSVDMAAVNIQRGRDHGLRSYNDYRRFCNLRPITSFNDWPEVPDENVRQRIGQLYRTPDDLDFYVGGILEQPAAGSLLGATFACVIGKQFERLRDGDRFYYENPGVFTSPQLAELKRTTLSWVLCQTGDNMVRVGRRAFDIENGSRAVPCSSITGLNLEAWRE from the exons ATGAAGTCTCTCCTCTTCTCCATATTACTCATATATTTGATCCAGTTAG TACGATCGGAGGAATGTACCGACAAACATATTCACTGCTTCTTTTGGTCACAAGAAGGAGAATGTGAAGTCAATCCAAGATGGATGAAAAAACATTGTCAGAAAGCCTGTGGG ACGTGTTCTTTAACTTCACCTACTCCTTTAACCCGGCAGCAGGATGTACCAACGGCTAGAACTTTTGATGACCAACAAGATAGACAATTTCTTCCTTCGAGACCTTCGTCAATACCAGAAGGATGTAATTCAGTAATGACCGTCGAag cCGAGACCCGTCGAATCTTTTCAAGTGGTCAATTAACCGCCCGTTTCCGGCAACAAATGTGCGCAGAGGAACAAGTTGCTCCAGATTGTTCCATCAATCAGTGCTTCCATAAAAAGTATCGCTCAATGGACGGCACGTGCAACAACTTACAAAACCCTGTCAAAGGAGCCGCTTTTACTGCATTCACTCGTCTTATGCCAGCTGCTTATGATGATGGTTTTAATACTCTTGTGT CTGCTTCACGTCGTAATCGTCCAAACCCACGAGAGGTGTCTGTATTCCTGTTGTCTTCAGAAAGGTCACTGCCTGGACATGTTAATTCACTTCTTATGCTTTTCGGACAG tttGTATCCCACGACATTACTTCAAACGCCGCTCAAAACTTCTGCGGATGCCAAAACTCCGGACCAATGTGCGCTTCGATTTTTGCTCCACCTTCTGACAGATC ACGCCGTTGCATTCCATTCACCCGATCATTCCCAATTTGTGGAACTGGACAATTCGGAAGAGTTAGAGAACAACTGAATATGAATACAGCTGCAATTGATGCCAGTTTG atttatggATCAGAAGCAATTACTGCTCGTAGTTTAAGATTTGCAGCCATGCTCAGAACATCA ATGATCGGAGGTCGTATGTTTCCACCAAACACTAATCCTGGTAGTTTGACTGCTGGAGATGGCAGAGCAATTCTTTTCGTTGGACTTGCTGCACTCCATACATCGTTCCTCCGTCTCCATAACAA CGTTGCTGCTCGTCTCCAAAATATGAACAGGCATTGGAATGCAGATCGAATTTTCCAGGagtcaagaaaaattgttggagGAATTGTTCAAGTGATTACATATCAAGAATTTGTTCCAGAACTTATTGGAGATGCTTCGAAAACTATTTTAGGAGCATATAATGG ATATAATCCAAATGTGGAAATTGGGGTATTGAATGAATTCGCAGCTGGAGCTTACCGTCTTCATGGAATGATTCAAGAGACATACCCATTGGTTAACTCACAATTTCAAGAAGTTAATAGATACCGGTTTATTGATGGAGTTAATAATATCAATCATGTTTTGAACAATATTGATGCAATCTACAG AGGAATGATGACTGTACCAGTTAGAAGTCCACAGAGATTGACAACTTCTGTGACTGAAAGGCTCTTTGGAGGAAGTGTCGATATGGCAGCAGTTAATATTCAAAGAGGAAGAGATCATGGGTTGAG aTCTTACAATGACTATCGTCGATTCTGCAATCTCCGACCAATCACTAGTTTTAATGAT TGGCCAGAAGTTCCAGATGAGAATGTTCGCCAACGTATTGGACAACTGTATCGTACACCAGATGAT CTTGATTTCTATGTTGGAGGAATTCTTGAACAACCAGCAGCTGGAAGTCTTTTGGGAGCTACGTTTGCATGTGTAATCGGAAAACAATTTGAGAGACTCCGTGATGGAGATAGATTCTACTATGAGAACCCAGGAGTTTTCACATCACCTCAACTTGCTGAGTTGAAGAGAACTACTCTTTCATGGGTATTGTGTCAAACTGGAGACAA TATGGTCCGAGTTGGTCGTCGTGCATTTGACATTGAGAATGGATCGAGAGCAGTTCCATGCTCATCGATTACAGGATTGAACCTTGAAGCCTGGAGAGAATAG